One Gadus chalcogrammus isolate NIFS_2021 chromosome 7, NIFS_Gcha_1.0, whole genome shotgun sequence genomic window, acaccgaaattttaactattagtcctttctcgggtatttggctcattttgaatcgctcctgcctgcttcacaatggttgtcgGTGTGCATACACCAACCTGTCAtcccagcaaccctaaacgttcgttttcgaAAATGTacaagtaaccgagtggttagtggcatttgtgaagtttaaaaaaaaatatcggcggaatatatggtttctgtcgtgttttattgcacatttatcgccagctgatttcagttggaagactcattactgCTCGTTGATATTACTCCGCCGAACCGGAAaggtgggctgtttacgttggttTGAAGTCTTGTACCGTGACTTGAGCACCTCGGATTAGGGAAAATCATTGAAAATGGAATATGAAAGGTGGCTTCTGGAGGACGCACTCGATTTTGAGTTTGACGGCAGAGGATATCGGTATGAACCAGAATACACCCAAGAGGAGCTACGGGAGATGGAGGCCAGGGCTACGGAGGCGCCTGAAGCTCCGGCTGAAGCGGTCCCCAGGATCGCGGGAAATTGGTGGTGTGCCTGTGGGAAGTGCAGGCAGATGCCGACGGAGCACGAAAGTAGGTGCTGCACGGAGTGGGACCTTGTCGTCACAGCTGGTATGGCCAACCTCAATGTCTCGGTCGACGAGACTGTGTCGCCCTGCATCTCTCTAAATGAAGTGCGCCATCTCCTAAATAAAACCGTGCTGGATACTTTCTTCTGGGTCCCTAAAATTAACTGGAAGAAACGCCCCACACCCGAAGGACCGAATGGCCAACTGTCAGATAGGTAAGCTACATTGATGTAATGTATTTCATATTCAGATGCCAATTTGTATAATTCGCATGTAGCTCGACTATAATGTTTTTGAAAACGGTGCCACCGTCTCATTACTAGTAGTTACTGACCCAGTCTTTGCTCTATCCATGTTTTGTTACCCTCAGTCAATACCGACTTGTGGCTTATCGAGTCATTCTGGAGTGGGCCCTCAAAGGTCAACCACTGGGACGAGGAAATCGCCTTGCATTACCCAGTTGCGTGGTGTGGGCTGTTAGGGATGCGTTCCCATCCCCCACTGGACAGTATGCTGGGTTTAAACCCTGTGAAATAGAGGAATTATTCtgaaatcattttttttattcttcttttttttattcttcttattCCAATCtatctatatgtatatgtatatccgTCATTTcatatatgatatatttatcCACAATgccgtatgtgtgtatgtatgtatatgtatgtgtatgtgtgtatatgtatatgcatgtgtatatgtatatatgtttat contains:
- the LOC130386530 gene encoding P2X purinoceptor 7-like; this translates as MEYERWLLEDALDFEFDGRGYRYEPEYTQEELREMEARATEAPEAPAEAVPRIAGNWWCACGKCRQMPTEHESRCCTEWDLVVTAGMANLNVSVDETVSPCISLNEVRHLLNKTVLDTFFWVPKINWKKRPTPEGPNGQLSDSQYRLVAYRVILEWALKGQPLGRGNRLALPSCVVWAVRDAFPSPTGQYAGFKPCEIEELF